DNA from Magnetospirillum sp.:
CGCGCAAGAACCGCGTCGCATCGGGCGCTTGCAGATCGAGCTGGCCGTCGCGCACGCGCAATTGGGCACCGGCAAAAGCGCGGACCGCTAACTCGTCGATGGCAAGCGTGTCGCCGGTGCGGGCGGCCGCCAGCACGATCCCTTCGGCCTCCCCGCCCGCCCAGCCAAGCCGCGCGAGGCGGATGCGCAGATCGAGATCGCCCATCGGCAATGCTGCCGCAAGGGCCGCAAGACCGGCCAGATCCGTGTCGGTCACACGCAGGTCGAGGGCGGTGCGCCCGGCTTCTTGCTGCAAAGCCCCGCTCGCCGCCAACAGACCGCCGCCGAGCTCGAACGCGGCGATGTCGAGCAGCGTGGTGCTCGCGCGCAGCGATCCTGCCACCGTGCCCAGCGCCGCGACGGGCCCTTCGAAGCGCGCCTCGAGAATATTCTCGCGCGGATCGTAGCTGCCCGCGAGCTTAAGCGGCGACACGCCCGCGAGCGCAAGGTCGACCGCGACATTCGATGCTTGCCAAGCGACTTCGCCGGTCGCCGCCAGATCGCCCCATTGCACGGCGACCTTCGCGCCCTCGCCCACGACCGCGACGGCGCGGCCGGCAAGCGTGCCTTCGATGCGCCACGCAGCGCCCGACGCCGCCCGTTCGAACGCGACCCCGTCGCCCGCAAAACGCAGGCGCTCGGCATCGCCCGAAATCTGCCCGGCCCGGCCGAACAGTTCGGCCGTACCCGCAAGTGCTGTGCCGGTCGCCGCCACGTCGCCAAGCCAGCCGACAGCCCCCAGCTCGATGCGCGCCACATGCAGTGTGCCGGGCCAGCCGTAATCGTAGGCAACCGGCCCCGCCACACGCGCAGGCTGGCCGACGGCTGCCCCGAGCCGTTCGGCAAGCAGGTCGGCTTCGCGCGCGGGGTCCGGCAGCAGCAACGCGACCGCGGCACCTGCAAGGGCCACGAGCCCCACAAGCCCAAAACCGGCCTTTTGGATGCGATTCATGGCGCGCATCCTTCCCGATTTCGGCCCCAGCCGCTACCCCAGAAACGCGCTGGGGAAAGAGGCTGGCAATGGCAGCCGCCGCCGTGCTATCGAGCGGGACAATCTACAAGAGCCGAAAGCAAAAAACGCCATGCTGGAAGATTTTCTTGCCTCGTTTACGCCGGATGCCTTCGTGGCTTTGGGCACGGTCATCATGATCGACCTGGTGCTCGCAGGCGACAATGCGGTCGTGATCGGCATGGCGGCTGCGGGCCTTCCGGCCGAGCAGCGCAACAAGGTACTGCTGATCGGCATCGCGGCCGCAACGGTGCTGCGCATTGCGTTTGCGAGCGTCACCACGCAGCTTTTGGGCATCGTCGGGCTGCTTTTTGCGGGCGGCGTGCTGCTGCTGTGGGTATCGTGGAAACTGTGGCGCGAAATCCGCGAGCAGGGCCGCCACGACGCCGAAGAAGGCGAGCGCGTGCTCGAAGGCCAGGAACCCGATGCCGGCACGCCGCGCAAGACGCTGCGCCAGGCCGTGATCCAGATCATCGTCGCCGACGTGTCGATGTCGCTCGACAACGTGCTGGCCGTGGCCGGTGCGTCGCGCGACCATCCTTACGTGCTGATTATCGGGCTCGCCGTGTCGGTGGTGCTGATGGGCGTCGCGGCCGTCGCGATCGCGAACCTGCTGCAGAAGCACAAATGGATCGCCTATGTCGGCTTCGCGCTGATCCTTTATGTCGCGTTGCAGATGATGTGGGACGGCGGGCACGAGATCTACAGAACGATCGGCGTTCCCGCTTAGACGAAGCGAACCTCGACCGTGCCGAACGGCCCGAAATCGGCCGTGAGCTTTTCGCCTTCTTTGGCGCGATAGAAACCCGTGCAGGTTCCGGTCGAGACGATCTCGCCGGCCTGCAAGCCCTCGGGCGTGGGCGGATTGTTGACGAGCCACCGCAACGCTTCGAGCGGATGGCCGAGCACGTCGGCCCCCGTCCCGCGTCCGACGATGCGCCGGCCCGCGCGCATCGTGACCGCGGCGGCCGCCAAATCGCGCCGCCGCCAGTTTTTGGCGGGTGCCCCGATCACGAGGGCCCCGTTGGCGCCGAGATCGGCGACAATCTCGGGCAAGGTCACGCGGCCCCAATCTCTATAGCGGCTGTCGATGATTTCGATGACCGGATAAAGATCTTCGACGGCGGCCAGCACTTCGGCGCGGCTATAGGGCTTCTTGCGCGGCTTGAGGGGCTTGGCGAGGGCAAACGCAAACTCGCCCTCGATGCCGCGCATCGGATAGCTCTGGCTCGGGATGGCAGCGCCGCCCGCAAAACAGCGCGGGGCGAGCACACGGCCCGCAAACGGCCCGTCGGCGCGCAGGATGGCGCGCGCAGCCGCACTCGTGCAGCCGATCTTCCAACCCGCCGGATCGATGGCGAGTTCGGCCACGAGTTTGGCCTGCACCGCATAGGCCTCTGCCATGTTGCGCGGGCGGCAGGCCTCGGGCAGTTCGGGCAAGGTCATGCCGATCGAATAGGATTGCAGCAGTTGATCCGCTGCTTCCGCGATCTGCGCTGCCGACAGTTTCTTGGCCATCAGTTGTTCCCGTACAGAAACTCCGGCAGCCACAAGGTGAGGCCCGGCCAGATATACATGAGCACCATGCACAGGATGACGATGAGCATATAGGGCATCATGCCCGCGAATATCTGGTTGATCGTCACGTGCGCAGGAGCAACGCCCTTCAGATAGAAGGCCGACATCGCAACCGGCGGCGACAGGAAGGCCGCCTGCAGATTGACGAACACCAAAACGCCCCACAGGATCGGGTCGATGCCGAAATGCTTGAGCATCGGCAAGAAGATCGGCACGAAAATCACGATGATTTCCGTCCATTCGAGCGGCCAGCCCAGGATGAAGATAATCGCCTGGGACAGCAGCATGAACTGGAACGGCGAAAGGTCGAGTGCGAGCACCCAGCTTTCGAGCAGCGCTTGGCCGCCCAGAATGGCGAACACGCCCGAGAAGATCGCCGAGCCCACGAACAGCCAGCACACCATCGCGGTGGTCTTGGCCGTGAGGAACACGGCTTCTTTCGTGCGCTTCATGTCGAGCGTGCCGGCATAGAGGGCGAGCAGGAACGCACCCGCCGCCCCCACGGCCGCCGACTCGGTCGCCGTCGTGATGCCGAACAGGATCACGACCAGCACGATCGCCGTCAGCAGCCCCAGCGGCATGATCGAGGTCGTCAGCAGCCGTACGACTTCGAGCCGTTCGGCCGTCATGCGCAGATAGTAGCGCGCCATCACGAACGCCATAAACGCCGTGATAATCCAGAACCACATCTGGAAGCCTTCGGGCGGCCCACGCTCGACGACTTCTTCTTCGATCGGATCGCCGAGCTGCTCGAGCACTTCCGAATAGTCGACGAGCGCGTCGGCCTGCTGGTGGACCATCACGTACCACCAGACGAGGGCAAGCGTGCCGCCGACGAGCAGGATCGGCACGAGTGCGAAGCCCAGATACTGCAACAGCAGGCCCGCACCGACGCGGCCCTTGCCGGTATCGATCGTCTTGGCTTTGGCGGGTGCCAACAAAGCGCCGACGAGCATGCGCGGCATGTTGCGCGAATAGGCGTCGCTTAAGCGATCGAGCCAAGTCGGGACCGGCACTTTTCTCTGCTCGGGCGGCAGAGGCGGGGCGATCCTCGGATTGAGGAGCGCCCAACCGACGATGTAGACGAGATAGAGGAAGGCCAGGAAAAAGCCGGGGAACATCGCGGCCGCATAGAGCTTCACGACCGACTGGCCGGCCACGGCCGCGTAGACGATGATCATAACCGAGGGCGGAATGAGAATGCCGAGCGTGCCGCCGGCGGTGATCACACCCGAGGCGAGCTTCACGTCGTAGCCTGCGCGCAGCATCGGATTGAAGGCGATGACACCCATCAGCACGACGACCGCCCCCACGAGGCCGCTCGCGATGCCCCAGAAGGTGCACACGATGAGCGTGGCGACCGCAAGGGCGGCGGGCACGTTGCGAAACGCGAGCTGCACCGAATAGAACATGCGGTCGACGAGGGCACCGCGCTCCATCACGTAGCCCATCAGCACGAAGAGCGGGATCGAGATCAGCACGTCGTTGGTCATCGCACCGTAGGTGCGCTGGACCATCAGGTCGAAGACGAGATTGTCGGTCCACGCCTGGCCCGATTTGAAATAGGCGATGAAGCCGAAAAGAATGCCGAGACCCATCAAGGTGAAGGCGGTGGGGAACCCCATCATGATCACGACCACGATGAGGACGAGCATCAACAGCCCGAGTGCGGGATCGCTCATGCTGTTTCAGGACTCCCCGCCGCGGCCGCGCTGGCGGGCGGCTTCGTCGATATCGTGGACATGGGCCAGCACCTGGCTGCGCGATTCCGCATCGACATGTTCGCTGCCTTCGAGCTGTTCGGCGATAACGTCGGTCTCCGACACGTCCTTGAGGCGGGCGGGCCATTCGCCGGTCTTGAGGCACACGACGCAGCGCACGATTTCGGCAAGGCCCTGCAGCATCACGAGGGCACCCGCAACCGGGATCACGGTCTTGAAATGGTAGATGGGCGGCCCGTCGGCGGTCACGCTCGAATGTTCGCCAATGCGCCAGCTGTCGGCCGCGAAGGACGAGCCCGCATAGACGAGAGCGGCAATGCCGGGCAGGAAAAACACGACATAGAGCACGATGTCGAGCATGGCTTGCGTGCGCGGGCGCATCGAGCTGTAGAGGAAATCGCCGCGCACATGCGCGTTCTGCGCCAGCGTGTAGGCGCCACACAGCATGAAGGTGGTGCCGTAGAGCATGTTGGTGGCGTCGAAGATCCACGCCGTCGGCGCGTTCAGAATGTAGCGTTTAAAGACTTCGGCGCACACGAGCAGCATGAGCCCCACGATCAGCCAGGCTGCCGCCTTGCCGACCCAGGTGCTGATGCCGTCGATCGCGAAAAGAAACCGTTGGACCGTCATCGCCCGTCTTTCTGCATCCATCCGAACAAGACGCCCGCCGACCTGTCGAGGTCGGCGGGCGTTTGTCGGTTCACCCCGTTCGGGCTAGGCGCGGCGATGCACGCCGCGTGCGCCGAAATAGTGGTCGTAGGCCATGCGGCGGCCGACGACCGTGTCCTGCTCCCACTTCGTCGCACGGCGCGCGAAGGCGATCTGCGATTCGAGGATTTCCTTGAACAGCGGATTTTCGGCCGCCTTCTTGGCCACGACCTCGTCGTAGACCTCGAGCTGGCGCTTCAAGACCGCATCGGGCGTGCGGAAGAAGCGCACACGGTCCTTGGTCTGCAGCTCGGCATAGTCGGTCGAATAGCGATCGACCGCCTTCCACGACATGTCCGACGACGCCGCTTCGACCGCGTTGTCGATGATCGCCCGCATCTTTTCGGGCAAGGCGTCGTAGCGCGCCTTGTTGAACATGATCTCGAACTGCTCGGCGTTCTGGTGGTAGCTCTGCAGCATGCAGATCTTCGAGACGTCGGCGAAGCCGAGAACGCGGTCGGACGAAGCGTTGTTGAACTCGGCTGCGTCGAGCAGACCGCGATCCATCGCCGAGACGATTTCGCCGCCCGGCAGCGCGTTGACGGCAACGCCCAGGGCGGTGAACACGTCGATCGAGATGCCGACTGTGCGGTATTTGAGGCCCTGCAGGTCTTCGATCTTCGTGATCGGCTTCTTGAACCAGCCGAGCGGCTGGGTCGGCATCGGCCCGTACGGGAACGACACGACGTTCGCACCGATCGAGGCGTAGAGCTTGGCGAGCAGCTCTTTGCCGCCGCCGTATTTGTGCCAGGACAGCAGCATGTTGGCGTCCATCGCGAAGCCGGGGCCCGAGCCCCAGAGGGCGAGTGCGGTCTGCTTGCCGTAGTGATAGACGAGCACGCCGTGGCCGCCGTCGAGCGTGCCGCGCGAGACCGCATCAAGCAGGCCGAAGGCCGGCACGACCGCACCCGCAGGCAGCACTTCGATGCGCAGATCGCCGCCGGTCATGTCGTTGACCTTCTTGGCGAAGTCGTTGGCGTATTCGTGGAAGATGTCGCGTGCGGGCCAGGTACTCTGCCAGCGCATTGTGATCGGGCCCTGCGCCTTCACCACGCTGGGGGCGGCGACGCTGGCGGCAGCGGCGGCCGCGAGCGAGGCAGTCAGGAACCGGCGCCGATCGGGCGCGGCTTTGGCGGTCTTGGTCATTGGGCTTGCTCCCTATTGGTTGTTTTGTCGAACCGGGGGTGGAAGGATTCGAGTTTCCCTCTCTTGATCGAGAGGCAACTTTGCTATCGAATCTTTCCTTTACGCAATAGGAACGTGAAATTCCGCCTAGTTTTTGCAGTGCACCAAATCACGAAGGTTTATCGTAAAATATGGCGATCGCGCTGGAAACCGATTTCGAAGCCTACGTCGCCGACGGCGTTGCGGTTGTGCGCGGCTTGGTCGATGCGGCAATGGTGGCGCGGCTCGCCGCCGCGATCGATCGCGCGATGGCAACGCCTGCCAAACGCGCGATCGAGTTCAACGCGCCCGGCGAGGCCGGTCGGTTTTTCGGCGACATGTTCATGTGGCGGCGGGATGCCGATTTCCGCGCGGCGTTTTTCGAAACGCAGGCGGCCGCCATTGCGGGTGCTGCCATGCAATCGGGCGAGGTGCGCCTATTCTACGACCAAGTGTTCGCCAAAGAACCCGCCACACCGCGCACGACCCCGTGGCACCAGGACTATCCTTATTGGCCGGTAACGGGCGACCAGTTCTGCACGGTCTATGTGGCACTCGACGAGATCGATGCCGAGAATGGCGGCGTCGAATACGTGGCGGGCTCGCATCGCTGGGGCAACGACTATCGCCCGGCCCCGTTCCGCGCAGGCGGCGAAGACGCCCAGCGCTACACGAACTCCCCGCTCGCCCCCGGCCCCGACATCGAAAACTTGCGCGCCACTCTCGACATTCGCCGCTACGCGCTTGCCCCCGGCGACGCGACGATCTTCCACGGCCGCCTCGTACATGGGGCACCCGGCAATGCGAGCCCCACACGCCGGCGCCGCACGCTTGCCTTGCGCTTTGCGGGCGACGATGCGCGCTGGCAAACCGGCATCAACACGTTCCAGGCGTTGCGCAAAGCCGGCCTCAAAACCGGCGACCCTTTGAGTGCGCGCCCCGACCTGTTCCCGATGCTGTGGCAGGCCGGAGCCTAGATCCGCACGACCTTGCCCGGATTCATGATGTTGTCGGGATCGAGCGCTTTTTTGAGCGTGCGCATGACCGAGACGGCGGCCCCGTGCTCGTCGTCGAGAAAGTCGATCTTGCCGTAGCCCACCCCGTGTTCGCCCGTGCACGTGCCTTCCATCGCGAGGGCGCGCGCAACCAGGCGGTCGTTGATGCGGTTGGCCTCGGCGATCTCTTCGGGCTTCGTGGGATCGAGCACGAAGGCCAGATGGAAATTGCCGTCGCCGACATGGCCCACGATGGGGGCGGGAAGATGCGTGCTTTCGAGATCCTTCTGCGTTTCGACGATGCAGTCGGCCAAGCGCGAGATCGGCACGCATACGTCGGTCGCCCACACCTGGCAGCCCGGGCGCAATGCCTTGGCGGCGTAGGCCGCGTCGTGGCGCGCCTGCCAGATGCGCTTGCGCTCGGCTGGATCGGTCGTCCACTGGAAATTCTCGCCGCCATTGTCGGCCGCGATCGCCTGCACCATGCCGGCCTGCTCGGCAACCGACGCTTCCGTGCCGTGGAATTCGAGCCACAGCGTGGGGACTGCCGCGAGATCGAGCTTCGAATAGCGCGCGATGGCGCCCATCTGCACGCCGTCGGCAAGCTCGATGCGCGCAACCGGCACGCCCGCCTGGATCGTCGCGATGGTGGTGTCGACAGCACCCTTCACGGTCGCGAAGGTGCACATCGCCACGCTCGAGGCTTCGGGAATGCCGTAGAGCCGCAGCGTGACTTCCGTTATCACGCCGAGCGTGCCTTCCGAGCCCACGAACAGGCGCGTGAGATCGTAGCCCGCCGACGATTTGCGCGCGCGCCGTGCGGTGCGGATCACGCGCCCGTCGGCCAGCACCACTTCGAGCGACAGCACGTTCTCGCGCATCGTGCCGTAGCGCACGGCGTTGGTGCCCGAAGCGCGCGTGGCCGTCATGCCACCCAGCGACGCGTCGGCCCCCGGATCGATCGGGAAGAACAGGCCGGTGTCGCGCAGATGGTCGTTGAGCTGCTTGCGCGTGACACCCGGCTGCACGCGCACATCGAGATCCTCGGCATTGACCGCAAGGATGCGGTTCATGCGCGAGAGATCGATGCAAATGCCGCCGTGCAGTGCTGCCGTATGGCCTTCGAGCGACGTGCCTGTGCCGAAGGGCACAACCGCCAACCGATGGCGCGCGCAGATCTTCACGATCGCGGCGACCTCATCGGTCGATTCGGCGAACGCCACCGCATCGGGCGGGATCGAATGGTGGTAGGCCTCGCCCTTGCCGTGCTGCTCGCGCACGGCACCTGCAGTCGAGAGCCGCTCGCCGATCAGCGCTTTGATCTCGGCGATCGCGCCGTCGCGCGCGACCGGGTTGGAAGCTTTGATTTGGGCCATGCTGGCCATGTTCGC
Protein-coding regions in this window:
- a CDS encoding TRAP transporter small permease subunit — protein: MTVQRFLFAIDGISTWVGKAAAWLIVGLMLLVCAEVFKRYILNAPTAWIFDATNMLYGTTFMLCGAYTLAQNAHVRGDFLYSSMRPRTQAMLDIVLYVVFFLPGIAALVYAGSSFAADSWRIGEHSSVTADGPPIYHFKTVIPVAGALVMLQGLAEIVRCVVCLKTGEWPARLKDVSETDVIAEQLEGSEHVDAESRSQVLAHVHDIDEAARQRGRGGES
- a CDS encoding fumarylacetoacetate hydrolase family protein — protein: MAKKLSAAQIAEAADQLLQSYSIGMTLPELPEACRPRNMAEAYAVQAKLVAELAIDPAGWKIGCTSAAARAILRADGPFAGRVLAPRCFAGGAAIPSQSYPMRGIEGEFAFALAKPLKPRKKPYSRAEVLAAVEDLYPVIEIIDSRYRDWGRVTLPEIVADLGANGALVIGAPAKNWRRRDLAAAAVTMRAGRRIVGRGTGADVLGHPLEALRWLVNNPPTPEGLQAGEIVSTGTCTGFYRAKEGEKLTADFGPFGTVEVRFV
- a CDS encoding phytanoyl-CoA dioxygenase family protein; translated protein: MAIALETDFEAYVADGVAVVRGLVDAAMVARLAAAIDRAMATPAKRAIEFNAPGEAGRFFGDMFMWRRDADFRAAFFETQAAAIAGAAMQSGEVRLFYDQVFAKEPATPRTTPWHQDYPYWPVTGDQFCTVYVALDEIDAENGGVEYVAGSHRWGNDYRPAPFRAGGEDAQRYTNSPLAPGPDIENLRATLDIRRYALAPGDATIFHGRLVHGAPGNASPTRRRRTLALRFAGDDARWQTGINTFQALRKAGLKTGDPLSARPDLFPMLWQAGA
- a CDS encoding TerC family protein codes for the protein MLEDFLASFTPDAFVALGTVIMIDLVLAGDNAVVIGMAAAGLPAEQRNKVLLIGIAAATVLRIAFASVTTQLLGIVGLLFAGGVLLLWVSWKLWREIREQGRHDAEEGERVLEGQEPDAGTPRKTLRQAVIQIIVADVSMSLDNVLAVAGASRDHPYVLIIGLAVSVVLMGVAAVAIANLLQKHKWIAYVGFALILYVALQMMWDGGHEIYRTIGVPA
- a CDS encoding TRAP transporter large permease subunit; protein product: MSDPALGLLMLVLIVVVIMMGFPTAFTLMGLGILFGFIAYFKSGQAWTDNLVFDLMVQRTYGAMTNDVLISIPLFVLMGYVMERGALVDRMFYSVQLAFRNVPAALAVATLIVCTFWGIASGLVGAVVVLMGVIAFNPMLRAGYDVKLASGVITAGGTLGILIPPSVMIIVYAAVAGQSVVKLYAAAMFPGFFLAFLYLVYIVGWALLNPRIAPPLPPEQRKVPVPTWLDRLSDAYSRNMPRMLVGALLAPAKAKTIDTGKGRVGAGLLLQYLGFALVPILLVGGTLALVWWYVMVHQQADALVDYSEVLEQLGDPIEEEVVERGPPEGFQMWFWIITAFMAFVMARYYLRMTAERLEVVRLLTTSIMPLGLLTAIVLVVILFGITTATESAAVGAAGAFLLALYAGTLDMKRTKEAVFLTAKTTAMVCWLFVGSAIFSGVFAILGGQALLESWVLALDLSPFQFMLLSQAIIFILGWPLEWTEIIVIFVPIFLPMLKHFGIDPILWGVLVFVNLQAAFLSPPVAMSAFYLKGVAPAHVTINQIFAGMMPYMLIVILCMVLMYIWPGLTLWLPEFLYGNN
- a CDS encoding TRAP transporter substrate-binding protein, giving the protein MTKTAKAAPDRRRFLTASLAAAAAASVAAPSVVKAQGPITMRWQSTWPARDIFHEYANDFAKKVNDMTGGDLRIEVLPAGAVVPAFGLLDAVSRGTLDGGHGVLVYHYGKQTALALWGSGPGFAMDANMLLSWHKYGGGKELLAKLYASIGANVVSFPYGPMPTQPLGWFKKPITKIEDLQGLKYRTVGISIDVFTALGVAVNALPGGEIVSAMDRGLLDAAEFNNASSDRVLGFADVSKICMLQSYHQNAEQFEIMFNKARYDALPEKMRAIIDNAVEAASSDMSWKAVDRYSTDYAELQTKDRVRFFRTPDAVLKRQLEVYDEVVAKKAAENPLFKEILESQIAFARRATKWEQDTVVGRRMAYDHYFGARGVHRRA
- a CDS encoding FAD-binding protein, with amino-acid sequence MASMAQIKASNPVARDGAIAEIKALIGERLSTAGAVREQHGKGEAYHHSIPPDAVAFAESTDEVAAIVKICARHRLAVVPFGTGTSLEGHTAALHGGICIDLSRMNRILAVNAEDLDVRVQPGVTRKQLNDHLRDTGLFFPIDPGADASLGGMTATRASGTNAVRYGTMRENVLSLEVVLADGRVIRTARRARKSSAGYDLTRLFVGSEGTLGVITEVTLRLYGIPEASSVAMCTFATVKGAVDTTIATIQAGVPVARIELADGVQMGAIARYSKLDLAAVPTLWLEFHGTEASVAEQAGMVQAIAADNGGENFQWTTDPAERKRIWQARHDAAYAAKALRPGCQVWATDVCVPISRLADCIVETQKDLESTHLPAPIVGHVGDGNFHLAFVLDPTKPEEIAEANRINDRLVARALAMEGTCTGEHGVGYGKIDFLDDEHGAAVSVMRTLKKALDPDNIMNPGKVVRI